In Desulfosoma caldarium, the following are encoded in one genomic region:
- a CDS encoding PxxKW family cysteine-rich protein: MICQTVKAGLDCAFMTKTGCGYNGGSCHQVVEQCEGCQRVVEVPAGRFCASYPNPHIKWKTGHCNFATHVKAPVTSQQAKINPLKASKRASKSK; the protein is encoded by the coding sequence ATGATTTGTCAAACGGTGAAGGCGGGTTTGGACTGCGCCTTCATGACCAAGACCGGCTGCGGGTACAATGGGGGCTCTTGCCATCAGGTGGTGGAACAGTGCGAAGGATGCCAGCGGGTCGTTGAGGTCCCGGCGGGGCGTTTCTGTGCCAGTTATCCCAATCCCCACATCAAGTGGAAGACGGGGCACTGCAACTTTGCAACCCATGTCAAGGCGCCCGTGACCTCACAGCAGGCAAAGATCAACCCCTTGAAGGCTTCCAAGCGGGCGTCCAAATCCAAGTAA
- a CDS encoding transketolase C-terminal domain-containing protein, translated as MAAQILTGNQTAALAAKLCRVQVVAAYPITPQSKIPEVLSEYVERGELQAEFVRVESEHSAMGVCISASLVGARAFTATAANGLAYMHEQLHWAAGARVPIVMPVTNRGLGAPWTILNDMQDSIAQRDTGWMQLYCQNNQEILDQIILGYKVAERLLVPVMVCFDGFRLSHTMMPVDVPDQEAVDAFLPPFTPPYQLDPERPININPVVMTDPLPGSDGRLHPGYMGIRRRLQEALESAVDVIAEEGRIFGERFGRSYEHPIIEYQLDDAEIVFVTMGSLGSEASEACDLLREQGIRAGVASLRVFRPFPKQAVRDSLCRAPRLAVVEKAISYGLEGALATEIKAALYGLNDRQPIVANYIVGLGGKDVKPSDLCDIARQALTFGRHEDAPSHAIWFSNEI; from the coding sequence GTGGCAGCACAAATTCTTACCGGAAACCAAACAGCAGCCTTGGCAGCAAAATTGTGCCGAGTTCAGGTGGTCGCCGCCTATCCCATCACGCCCCAGTCCAAGATTCCCGAGGTGCTTTCCGAGTATGTGGAAAGGGGCGAGCTGCAGGCGGAATTCGTTCGCGTGGAAAGTGAACATTCCGCCATGGGGGTCTGTATTTCCGCCTCCCTCGTGGGCGCCCGCGCCTTTACCGCAACGGCCGCCAATGGACTGGCCTACATGCATGAACAGCTTCACTGGGCCGCGGGAGCGCGCGTGCCCATTGTCATGCCGGTCACCAACAGAGGACTGGGCGCCCCATGGACCATTTTGAACGACATGCAGGACAGCATCGCTCAAAGGGACACGGGCTGGATGCAGCTTTATTGCCAGAACAATCAGGAAATCCTCGACCAAATTATCCTCGGCTACAAGGTTGCGGAACGGCTCCTCGTGCCGGTGATGGTCTGTTTTGACGGATTTCGCCTCTCCCACACCATGATGCCTGTGGATGTGCCCGACCAAGAGGCCGTGGATGCCTTTCTGCCGCCTTTTACCCCACCATATCAGTTGGATCCCGAACGGCCAATCAACATCAATCCGGTGGTCATGACGGATCCCCTTCCGGGGTCTGACGGCCGCCTACACCCAGGGTACATGGGCATTCGTCGACGCCTTCAAGAGGCCTTGGAGTCGGCTGTGGACGTCATAGCGGAAGAGGGTCGAATCTTTGGGGAGCGCTTCGGCCGAAGCTACGAGCACCCCATCATTGAATACCAATTGGACGATGCCGAGATCGTTTTTGTCACCATGGGTTCTTTGGGCAGTGAGGCTTCTGAGGCCTGTGATCTTCTGCGGGAACAGGGCATCAGGGCGGGTGTGGCCAGCCTTCGTGTCTTTCGACCGTTTCCCAAGCAGGCCGTTCGGGATTCTCTTTGCCGGGCACCACGGCTGGCTGTGGTGGAAAAAGCGATCAGTTACGGCCTGGAAGGCGCTTTGGCGACGGAAATCAAGGCGGCGCTCTACGGTTTGAACGACAGGCAGCCCATCGTCGCCAATTACATCGTCGGTCTTGGAGGCAAGGACGTCAAACCGTCAGACCTTTGCGACATCGCGCGCCAGGCCTTGACGTTCGGCCGCCATGAGGACGCACCATCCCATGCCATTTGGTTTTCCAATGAAATTTAA
- a CDS encoding thiamine pyrophosphate-dependent enzyme has protein sequence MPTALMDLPEKEYILPGTRTCAGCGLPIAYRHILKALGPKTIVTLPACCLTILHGMYPKTPVLVNAVNNVFGGTAASASGLAAGLKALGKDDYVVLAMAGDGGTFDMGIQALSGAAERQTNFIYVCYDNEAYMNTGVQRSSATPSGAITTTTPVRPKEQPKKDFIQIMEAHHPAYLATTCSSYPMDLYDKFSKARHIQGTRFIHLTVPCPAGWGFPTRETIKIGRLAVETGVIVLYEVENGVFRLTGKSLSLAKTRRKRPVEDYLKRQARFKKMTPEQMEAFQKEVDARWETLLARAGF, from the coding sequence ATGCCCACCGCATTGATGGATCTTCCCGAAAAAGAATACATTCTGCCCGGCACACGAACCTGCGCCGGATGCGGCCTTCCCATCGCCTACCGCCACATCCTCAAGGCCTTGGGTCCCAAGACCATTGTGACCCTGCCGGCCTGTTGCCTCACCATTTTGCACGGCATGTACCCCAAGACGCCGGTGCTCGTGAATGCCGTCAACAACGTCTTTGGGGGGACCGCCGCTTCGGCTTCTGGACTAGCCGCCGGCCTGAAAGCTTTGGGCAAAGACGACTATGTGGTCCTGGCCATGGCTGGAGACGGGGGCACGTTCGACATGGGCATTCAAGCGCTCAGCGGCGCCGCAGAACGCCAAACCAACTTTATCTACGTCTGCTACGACAATGAAGCCTACATGAACACGGGTGTGCAGCGTTCCAGTGCCACGCCGTCCGGAGCCATCACGACGACGACTCCGGTGCGCCCCAAGGAACAGCCGAAAAAAGATTTCATTCAAATCATGGAAGCCCATCACCCGGCATACCTGGCCACCACGTGCTCGTCCTACCCCATGGACCTCTATGACAAATTTTCCAAGGCTCGCCACATTCAGGGAACGCGCTTCATTCACCTGACCGTCCCCTGCCCTGCGGGCTGGGGCTTTCCCACGCGGGAAACCATCAAAATTGGTCGACTGGCCGTCGAAACCGGCGTGATCGTCCTCTACGAAGTGGAAAACGGTGTGTTTCGCCTCACGGGAAAGAGCCTGAGTTTGGCCAAGACACGACGCAAACGCCCCGTGGAAGATTACCTTAAGAGGCAGGCGCGCTTTAAGAAAATGACGCCCGAACAGATGGAGGCGTTTCAGAAAGAGGTGGATGCGCGATGGGAAACCCTTCTCGCTCGGGCCGGTTTCTAG
- a CDS encoding iron-sulfur cluster assembly scaffold protein has protein sequence MKFVKNCRADATKDVAEAPVGLPMKKRHCSNLGAESPALAIKNYEEGHADSEADIARPAASRPNDGFRCDTETPSPVSVCMECDNDSGCEWPAVGSQQTP, from the coding sequence ATGAAATTTGTGAAAAATTGTCGTGCGGATGCCACGAAGGATGTGGCGGAAGCTCCGGTAGGTCTGCCCATGAAAAAACGACATTGTTCCAATTTGGGAGCGGAGTCTCCGGCCTTGGCCATTAAGAACTATGAAGAGGGTCACGCGGATTCAGAGGCCGACATCGCTCGGCCTGCGGCTTCTCGCCCGAATGACGGCTTCCGTTGCGACACGGAAACGCCCAGCCCGGTCTCGGTCTGCATGGAGTGCGACAACGATTCGGGCTGCGAATGGCCGGCGGTAGGGAGTCAACAAACACCGTGA
- a CDS encoding MOSC domain-containing protein — MTTKRSADSLPRVVSLAVSRKKGTRKICVPEVVLVAEKGIAGDAHAGPGDRQVSFLASESIQRLCAQGLQVDFGDFAENIATEGVDWLSVPIGTRFALGKEAVVEVRRIGKECHGKCAIFYQAGNCIMPREGVFARVIQGGRVRVGDVIRRVDA; from the coding sequence GTGACAACGAAGCGATCGGCAGACAGCTTACCCCGAGTGGTGTCTTTGGCCGTGAGCCGAAAAAAGGGCACACGCAAGATCTGCGTACCAGAGGTTGTTTTGGTCGCCGAGAAAGGTATTGCTGGGGATGCCCATGCAGGTCCCGGCGATCGGCAGGTCAGTTTTCTTGCTTCGGAGAGCATTCAAAGGCTCTGCGCGCAAGGCCTACAGGTGGACTTTGGCGATTTTGCCGAAAACATAGCCACCGAGGGTGTGGACTGGCTCTCCGTGCCCATAGGGACCCGCTTTGCGCTGGGCAAGGAAGCGGTGGTCGAGGTCCGTCGCATCGGCAAGGAATGCCATGGGAAGTGCGCCATTTTCTACCAGGCGGGCAATTGCATCATGCCCCGAGAAGGGGTGTTTGCCCGCGTCATTCAAGGTGGGCGCGTTCGGGTAGGCGATGTGATTCGCCGCGTGGATGCGTGA
- a CDS encoding beta-ketoacyl-ACP synthase III, whose translation MSRRRVRIRSVGRFLPERKLTNEDLEKMVDTTDEWIVTRTGIRERRILEPGLGCSYMAARAARECLDRAGVSAAEVDAIIVGTVTPDMFFPSTACLVQRAIGADKAWGFDLSAGCSGFIFSMTTGVQMIESGRYDKVLAIGADVMSSIIDYTDRNTCVLFGDAAGAVLLEPCDEEGYGVLDFIQRIDGVGEPHLHMKAGGSRRPASEETVRAREHYVYQEGKKVFKFAVTEMANVSVKILERNGLSGKDVKVFIPHQANLRIIEACANRMGLDMDRVIINIDRFANTTGATIPLCLYEAVVEKNLLEKGDYLVMSAFGAGFTWGSILMRWV comes from the coding sequence ATGAGCCGACGTCGGGTGCGGATCCGTTCCGTGGGACGCTTTCTTCCCGAACGGAAACTGACCAACGAAGATTTGGAAAAAATGGTGGACACCACCGATGAATGGATCGTGACGCGAACGGGCATTCGGGAACGGCGTATCCTGGAACCCGGCTTAGGGTGTTCCTACATGGCCGCTCGAGCTGCCCGGGAGTGCTTGGATCGCGCCGGGGTTTCGGCCGCCGAGGTGGATGCGATCATCGTAGGGACCGTCACGCCCGACATGTTCTTTCCCTCCACGGCCTGTTTGGTGCAACGGGCCATTGGGGCAGACAAGGCGTGGGGATTTGACCTTTCCGCGGGCTGCTCGGGCTTCATTTTTTCCATGACGACAGGGGTGCAGATGATCGAGTCGGGCCGGTACGACAAAGTCCTGGCCATCGGCGCCGATGTCATGAGCAGCATCATCGATTATACGGATCGAAACACCTGTGTCCTGTTTGGCGACGCCGCCGGTGCGGTGCTCCTGGAACCCTGTGATGAAGAGGGCTATGGGGTTTTAGATTTTATTCAAAGGATCGACGGCGTCGGAGAACCCCATCTGCACATGAAAGCAGGGGGAAGCCGTCGTCCCGCCAGTGAAGAAACGGTCAGAGCTCGAGAGCACTATGTGTACCAAGAAGGGAAAAAGGTCTTTAAGTTCGCCGTCACAGAGATGGCGAATGTGTCCGTCAAAATCCTTGAACGCAACGGCCTTTCCGGAAAAGACGTCAAGGTCTTCATTCCCCATCAGGCCAATTTGCGCATCATCGAAGCCTGCGCCAACCGCATGGGGCTCGACATGGATCGGGTCATCATCAACATTGATCGCTTCGCCAACACCACCGGCGCCACCATTCCCCTGTGCCTGTACGAAGCCGTCGTCGAAAAAAACCTTTTGGAGAAGGGCGACTACCTCGTCATGTCCGCCTTTGGGGCGGGATTTACCTGGGGAAGTATCCTCATGCGTTGGGTTTGA
- a CDS encoding SDR family oxidoreductase: protein MDLGLNGKVAFVAGASQGLGKAVAMALCREGAKVAICGLDDPELPKAVEEITAATGSEVIGIPADVTVSEQARHFIRQGLDHFGTVDILVNNAGGPPAKSFLEIDEDLWHFGFRLNLLSTIVMTREAVPVMMEKRWGRIINMTSVSVKQPIDGLILSNTIRSGVVGLAKTLSNELAPYNITVNNVCPGYTLTERVRSLAVVTAQKEGTTPEAVIDRWRATIPMGRLGTPEEFAALVAFLASEHAGYITGASIHIDGGYYKGVM, encoded by the coding sequence ATGGATCTGGGGCTTAATGGCAAGGTGGCTTTTGTGGCTGGAGCCAGTCAGGGATTGGGAAAGGCTGTGGCCATGGCATTGTGCCGGGAAGGGGCCAAAGTGGCCATTTGCGGGTTAGACGATCCTGAACTTCCTAAGGCGGTGGAAGAGATTACGGCGGCAACGGGAAGCGAGGTCATCGGGATTCCAGCCGACGTGACCGTTTCCGAACAGGCTCGTCACTTTATTCGCCAGGGCCTTGACCATTTCGGCACCGTGGATATTTTGGTTAACAATGCCGGGGGGCCGCCTGCCAAGAGCTTTCTCGAAATCGATGAGGATTTGTGGCATTTCGGGTTTCGCTTAAATCTCCTGAGCACCATCGTCATGACACGGGAAGCCGTGCCGGTCATGATGGAGAAGCGTTGGGGCCGCATTATCAACATGACCTCGGTTTCGGTCAAACAGCCCATTGACGGCCTGATTCTCTCCAACACCATTCGATCCGGGGTGGTGGGCTTGGCCAAAACCTTATCCAACGAATTGGCCCCCTACAACATCACGGTGAACAACGTCTGTCCCGGCTACACACTCACCGAGAGGGTGCGTAGCCTGGCCGTGGTGACAGCCCAAAAGGAAGGAACCACGCCGGAGGCGGTCATCGATCGATGGCGTGCCACCATTCCCATGGGTCGTTTGGGTACTCCCGAAGAATTTGCGGCCCTCGTGGCCTTTCTCGCGTCGGAACACGCCGGGTACATCACGGGAGCGTCCATCCACATCGACGGGGGATACTACAAAGGCGTGATGTGA
- a CDS encoding tRNA1(Val) (adenine(37)-N6)-methyltransferase, with protein MNLDGGVNDGDAVTCDRLFQGNLSLYQDRRGYRFSIDAVLLAGLTRVRATDRIMELGTGCGVVLLALAMRQAGSQWVGVEIQKHLAALAVKNAEINGLADRVRILCMDWKDVQEVFPPEGFDLVVSNPPYRRLRSGRMNPNLQKAMARHEICGAVQDMLQSASYLLRKGGRLAVIYPASRLDDLVMASMQAGLRPKRLTLIHSHHDAPAKLVHMECGKGSGQELQVMPPFFIYQKIGGYTPAMLRLHTGCW; from the coding sequence GTGAACCTTGATGGAGGTGTGAACGACGGGGATGCCGTCACCTGTGACCGCCTCTTTCAGGGGAATTTGTCCCTTTACCAGGACCGGCGGGGCTATCGGTTTTCCATTGATGCGGTGCTCCTGGCAGGGCTAACCCGCGTTAGGGCCACGGATCGCATCATGGAATTGGGAACAGGGTGCGGCGTGGTGCTGTTGGCCTTAGCGATGCGGCAGGCTGGATCGCAATGGGTGGGTGTGGAAATTCAGAAACATTTGGCGGCCTTGGCCGTGAAAAACGCGGAAATTAACGGATTGGCCGACCGCGTGCGTATTCTGTGCATGGACTGGAAGGACGTGCAAGAGGTTTTTCCACCGGAAGGATTTGACCTTGTGGTCTCCAATCCTCCCTATCGCCGGCTTCGTTCGGGAAGAATGAATCCGAACCTCCAAAAGGCGATGGCTCGGCACGAGATATGCGGCGCGGTGCAGGATATGTTGCAGTCTGCATCCTACCTTCTACGAAAAGGAGGACGTTTGGCCGTGATTTATCCGGCATCTCGGCTGGACGATTTGGTGATGGCCTCCATGCAAGCCGGACTGCGCCCAAAGCGGCTGACCCTCATCCATTCGCACCACGACGCGCCGGCGAAGCTTGTGCATATGGAATGTGGCAAGGGCAGCGGGCAGGAACTTCAAGTGATGCCCCCTTTTTTCATCTACCAGAAAATCGGCGGCTATACTCCGGCCATGCTTCGGTTGCATACGGGGTGTTGGTGA
- a CDS encoding DUF1015 domain-containing protein, whose protein sequence is MAVVAPFRALRYNLDRVGDLGRVMAPPYDIISPAEQDAFYAMHPYHMIRLERGKTTDEDTPQNNAHTRASQYLHQWCREGILVRESQPAFFPYALEYPFQGARKVRQGFFGLLRLEEFGQGCVRPHERTFQKVKDERLALLMQCHVHFSPIFVLFSDADGRVRELLEAHQSGEALVQCQDFRGCLHRLYRMKHAEEVQHLQSLMADKDIFIADGHHRYETALNYRRLMMEKHRDAPHTAPFHYVLTYFCPMEDDGLVVLPTHRLLPRLEVRRASKVIAEGEPFFKVLSYPMSDAGRAAWLERLASFRALKETAIGFVYHGGDAYWVLHVDRNAARSFLANRGFPEVLRDLDVVIVDHLVLRGLLGLDEAYLSDAENICFCHDCDEALAAIAAGEAAMGFFVNPTRVDQVRDVARAGLIMPHKATYFYPKVFSGLVMHSMDPAETVGASSS, encoded by the coding sequence ATGGCCGTCGTAGCTCCTTTTCGCGCGCTTCGTTACAACCTCGACCGCGTGGGGGATCTTGGTCGCGTGATGGCACCCCCGTACGACATCATCAGTCCTGCGGAACAAGATGCCTTTTATGCCATGCATCCTTATCACATGATTCGTCTCGAACGAGGAAAGACAACGGATGAGGATACACCTCAGAACAACGCGCACACGCGTGCTTCCCAATATCTTCATCAGTGGTGCCGGGAAGGCATCCTTGTGCGCGAATCACAGCCGGCCTTTTTCCCCTATGCCCTTGAATACCCGTTTCAGGGGGCTCGCAAGGTTCGTCAAGGGTTCTTTGGTCTGCTTCGCCTCGAAGAATTCGGGCAAGGATGCGTGCGGCCTCACGAACGCACGTTTCAAAAGGTCAAAGACGAACGGCTGGCCCTTTTGATGCAGTGCCACGTGCATTTCAGTCCCATTTTCGTGTTGTTTAGCGATGCCGATGGGCGCGTGCGGGAGCTTCTGGAAGCGCACCAAAGCGGGGAAGCCTTGGTGCAATGTCAAGATTTTCGGGGTTGCCTACACCGCCTTTATCGCATGAAGCATGCCGAAGAGGTGCAGCATCTTCAAAGCCTCATGGCGGATAAGGACATTTTCATTGCCGACGGCCATCATCGGTATGAAACCGCCCTCAATTATCGTCGCCTCATGATGGAAAAACATCGCGACGCTCCGCACACCGCGCCTTTTCATTATGTGCTCACCTACTTTTGTCCCATGGAAGACGACGGTCTTGTGGTGCTGCCCACCCACCGGTTGTTGCCTCGCCTGGAGGTGCGCAGGGCGTCAAAGGTCATCGCCGAGGGCGAACCGTTTTTTAAGGTGTTGTCTTATCCCATGAGTGATGCAGGACGGGCAGCGTGGCTGGAGCGTTTGGCATCTTTCCGTGCCCTGAAGGAGACGGCCATCGGATTCGTGTACCATGGCGGCGATGCCTATTGGGTGCTTCACGTGGATAGGAACGCCGCTCGGTCTTTTCTCGCGAACAGAGGCTTTCCCGAGGTGTTGCGTGACCTGGATGTGGTGATCGTGGATCATCTCGTGCTGCGAGGCCTTTTGGGCCTGGATGAGGCGTATTTGTCCGATGCGGAAAACATTTGCTTCTGCCATGATTGCGACGAGGCTCTGGCCGCCATTGCCGCCGGAGAGGCGGCCATGGGCTTTTTCGTCAATCCAACGCGAGTGGACCAGGTTAGGGATGTGGCGCGAGCCGGCTTGATTATGCCGCACAAGGCCACGTATTTTTATCCGAAAGTGTTCAGCGGTCTTGTCATGCATTCCATGGATCCGGCAGAGACGGTCGGCGCGTCGTCTTCATGA
- a CDS encoding DUF434 domain-containing protein produces the protein MPSCQQAASGEKIYQAARDFLWFQDRGYPREAALQWVGDRFALVRTDRDLLRRGVFSQSRALHRLAKRVRGTRWRRYPLWVDAHNVHITVESLFLQRPMVLANDGALRDVAGLSRSYRLSEVTEVALKAILSFLQAFPPVEVHFLFDAPMSQSGELAARYRESLQKHGLAGEAMAVPVPEKHFPRSESVIASSDHAVVEFSMHWLDLARWVMDFMGLPFSGYDFRGLSGE, from the coding sequence ATGCCTTCGTGCCAGCAAGCGGCTTCTGGTGAAAAAATTTACCAGGCGGCCCGCGACTTTCTTTGGTTTCAAGACCGAGGCTACCCGCGCGAAGCCGCTCTGCAGTGGGTCGGGGATCGCTTTGCCTTGGTGCGCACCGACCGAGATCTCCTTCGCCGAGGTGTGTTTTCACAAAGTCGTGCGTTGCATCGGCTGGCCAAAAGGGTGCGCGGCACTCGGTGGCGTCGCTACCCTTTGTGGGTGGACGCCCATAATGTGCACATCACGGTGGAAAGCCTTTTTCTCCAAAGGCCCATGGTCTTGGCCAATGACGGCGCTTTGCGCGATGTGGCGGGCCTCTCTCGAAGCTATCGCCTATCCGAAGTCACCGAGGTTGCCCTGAAGGCGATTCTTTCGTTCCTTCAAGCTTTTCCCCCCGTGGAAGTGCACTTTCTCTTTGATGCGCCCATGAGTCAAAGCGGTGAACTGGCCGCTCGATACAGGGAATCTCTTCAGAAGCACGGCCTCGCCGGGGAAGCGATGGCTGTGCCTGTTCCGGAAAAACATTTTCCGCGGTCCGAGAGTGTCATCGCTTCCAGTGATCATGCTGTGGTGGAATTTTCCATGCACTGGCTCGATCTCGCCCGCTGGGTGATGGATTTTATGGGATTGCCCTTTTCTGGCTACGATTTTCGTGGGCTGTCCGGAGAGTGA
- a CDS encoding long-chain-fatty-acid--CoA ligase gives MDRPWLRHYNSKVPQEIEFPNWPLPVLVSRTAEKYAVNTATEFFGAKLSYRQFWDQVLRLAAALKDMGVGKGTRVAIMLPNCPQTMIAYYATLWVGGVGVMTNPMYVEREMEHQWQDSGAEVLFVLDHLFPKVEKVLASTKIRTVVVTSLREYLPFLFRFLYPIKAKKQNLFMAVPYDGRRIVNFSQLLAKHSPLTDSCAATLDDLALLQYTGGTTGVSKGVMLSHRNILANVLQVAAWFPDFRWGRERLVAILPFFHVFGMTVCMNFSLYGGCATIVVPKFDVDEFIKLLHKSKPTLFPGVPTIYVALVNHSKVKDYDLSSIRFCITGSAPMPVEVLKKFEDMTGCIIVEGYGLSEASPVTHVNPISGTRKPGSIGIPVSSTDARIISLEDGVSEAPVGQPGELAVKGPQVMLGYWNMPEETASTLRDGWLYTGDVATMDEDGYFYIVDRKKDMIIAGGYNIYPREIDEVLYTHPKVLDAVAVGVPDPYRGETVKAFIVPKPGETVTEEEIIQFCKSKLAAYKVPRAVEIRESLPKTMVGKILRKELRAEEMRKAQERAASKS, from the coding sequence ATGGATCGCCCATGGCTTAGACATTATAACAGCAAGGTGCCTCAAGAGATCGAGTTTCCCAATTGGCCGCTTCCGGTCCTGGTGTCTCGAACGGCGGAAAAATATGCCGTAAATACGGCCACGGAGTTCTTCGGCGCCAAGTTGAGCTACAGGCAGTTTTGGGATCAGGTGCTGCGTCTGGCTGCGGCGCTCAAGGACATGGGCGTAGGCAAAGGGACACGGGTGGCCATCATGCTTCCCAACTGCCCTCAGACTATGATCGCTTATTACGCGACCCTGTGGGTGGGTGGCGTGGGGGTGATGACCAATCCCATGTATGTGGAAAGGGAAATGGAGCACCAGTGGCAAGATTCCGGAGCCGAGGTGCTCTTTGTCTTGGACCATCTCTTTCCCAAGGTGGAAAAGGTCTTGGCCTCTACCAAAATTCGTACGGTGGTGGTGACCAGCCTTCGAGAATATTTGCCCTTCCTTTTCAGGTTTCTGTATCCCATCAAGGCCAAGAAACAGAACTTGTTCATGGCCGTCCCTTACGATGGACGCCGCATCGTGAATTTTTCTCAGCTTCTAGCTAAGCATTCGCCGCTCACGGATTCCTGCGCCGCTACCCTGGATGACCTGGCCCTGTTGCAGTACACCGGAGGAACCACGGGCGTGTCTAAGGGCGTCATGTTGAGCCATCGCAACATTTTGGCCAATGTGCTGCAAGTGGCCGCGTGGTTCCCTGATTTTCGATGGGGTCGGGAGAGGCTGGTGGCCATATTGCCCTTCTTTCACGTTTTCGGCATGACGGTCTGCATGAACTTCTCTCTGTACGGTGGCTGTGCCACCATTGTGGTTCCCAAGTTTGATGTCGATGAATTTATCAAGCTTTTGCACAAAAGCAAGCCGACCTTGTTTCCGGGCGTGCCCACCATATACGTGGCTTTGGTCAATCATTCCAAGGTCAAGGACTACGATTTGTCCTCCATTCGATTCTGCATCACGGGTTCCGCGCCCATGCCGGTGGAGGTGCTGAAGAAATTTGAAGACATGACCGGCTGCATTATCGTGGAAGGCTATGGGCTCTCCGAGGCAAGTCCCGTCACGCATGTCAATCCAATCAGCGGAACGAGAAAACCGGGATCCATCGGCATTCCCGTTTCAAGCACAGATGCGCGAATCATCAGCCTGGAAGACGGTGTGAGCGAGGCTCCTGTGGGCCAACCCGGCGAGCTGGCCGTCAAAGGCCCTCAGGTGATGCTTGGCTATTGGAACATGCCCGAAGAGACGGCGTCGACGCTGCGCGATGGTTGGTTGTACACCGGAGACGTGGCCACGATGGACGAGGACGGTTACTTTTATATTGTGGATCGCAAAAAGGACATGATTATTGCCGGAGGCTACAACATTTATCCTCGGGAGATTGACGAGGTGCTCTACACGCATCCCAAGGTTTTGGATGCAGTGGCGGTGGGCGTGCCCGACCCGTACCGGGGAGAAACGGTGAAGGCCTTTATCGTTCCCAAACCAGGGGAGACGGTGACGGAAGAGGAAATCATTCAGTTTTGCAAATCCAAGCTGGCTGCCTATAAGGTGCCGAGAGCTGTAGAGATTCGAGAGTCGCTGCCGAAGACCATGGTGGGCAAGATTTTGCGAAAGGAATTGCGAGCGGAAGAAATGCGCAAAGCCCAAGAGAGAGCCGCTTCCAAAAGCTAG
- a CDS encoding electron transfer flavoprotein subunit alpha/FixB family protein, with the protein MADCVVSIAEFRAGNFRRVSFEVASEARKVADALNLPLYGIAVGCGVGEKAVELGYYGVDKVFVADDAALENYVPELYVPVVASLIEQWQPAAVFLPASVDGKDLSARLAARLQTGLAQDCIQVVCDGGVIKAKRPIFAGKCLAWCEWADGALPMISCRPNVMDCQAADATRQAQVEKVPVDLPEARSQALGVELDTTGKVELTEAEIIVSGGRGMKAAENFAILEQLAKELGAAVGASRAAVDAGWRPHSDQVGQTGKVVNPNLYIAVGISGAIQHLAGMGSSKYIVAVNKDPEAPIFTKADYGIVEDLFKFIPAFTEEVRKMKSTC; encoded by the coding sequence ATGGCCGACTGTGTGGTATCCATTGCGGAGTTTCGTGCGGGGAATTTTCGCCGCGTGTCGTTTGAAGTAGCCAGTGAAGCGCGCAAGGTGGCCGATGCGTTGAATCTGCCCCTTTACGGCATTGCCGTGGGATGTGGCGTGGGCGAAAAGGCGGTGGAATTGGGCTATTACGGCGTGGACAAGGTGTTTGTGGCGGACGACGCGGCGCTGGAAAATTATGTGCCGGAACTGTACGTGCCGGTGGTGGCCTCCCTCATCGAGCAATGGCAGCCTGCCGCGGTGTTCTTGCCGGCTTCGGTGGACGGCAAGGACCTCAGCGCCCGGCTGGCGGCGAGGCTACAGACCGGATTGGCGCAGGACTGCATTCAGGTGGTGTGTGACGGTGGCGTTATCAAGGCCAAACGCCCCATTTTTGCCGGCAAGTGCTTGGCCTGGTGCGAATGGGCCGATGGAGCTTTGCCCATGATTTCCTGCCGACCCAATGTCATGGATTGCCAGGCGGCGGACGCCACGCGACAGGCTCAGGTGGAAAAGGTGCCCGTTGATCTCCCGGAGGCTCGGTCGCAAGCTCTGGGCGTGGAACTGGATACCACGGGCAAAGTGGAACTGACGGAGGCGGAAATCATTGTTTCGGGTGGCCGGGGCATGAAGGCTGCGGAAAACTTCGCCATTTTGGAACAGCTGGCCAAGGAACTGGGCGCCGCGGTGGGCGCGTCGCGAGCGGCCGTGGATGCGGGCTGGCGGCCCCATTCCGATCAAGTGGGCCAAACGGGCAAGGTGGTCAACCCGAATCTGTACATCGCCGTGGGCATTTCCGGGGCGATTCAGCACCTGGCGGGCATGGGATCTTCCAAGTACATCGTGGCGGTGAATAAGGATCCGGAAGCCCCCATTTTCACCAAGGCCGATTACGGCATTGTGGAGGATCTGTTTAAATTTATTCCGGCCTTTACGGAAGAAGTCCGCAAGATGAAAAGCACGTGTTAG